The Spirosoma foliorum genome has a window encoding:
- a CDS encoding HD domain-containing protein: MATPNKKKILNDPVYGFITIPSELLFDLVEHPYFQRLRRIKQLGLSEYVYPGALHTRFHHALGAMHLMGQAMSTLQSKGHTITNEECESAQIAILLHDIGHGPFSHVLECCLLDNVPHEHISLMLMHDLNQQFGGALSLAIKMFEGTYERPFFHQLISSQLDMDRMDYLNRDGYYTGVAEGAIGAERIIKMLDLADDQLVVEAKGILSVENFLNARRLMYWQVYLHKTSICCESMLIQILRRARFLSRQGSGEPVFASEPFRLFLCESVSLTDFQTNRKYLDAFTKLDDFDVWTCIKQGASHSDPVLSRLCQMLLDRRLFKIMLSTDPFSGELLTQLEKQLRDTGMPTDWLSYFLVEGQATNAAYLPSGDRIAIKLKSGKVIDIADASDLSNIQVLTNIVRRYYVCWARNLVIDKTEDE, translated from the coding sequence ATGGCAACGCCGAACAAGAAGAAAATTCTGAATGACCCCGTTTATGGGTTCATTACCATTCCATCTGAGTTGCTCTTCGATTTAGTGGAGCATCCTTACTTTCAGCGTCTCCGACGAATTAAACAGCTGGGTTTATCGGAATACGTCTATCCAGGCGCATTGCACACCCGCTTTCACCACGCATTGGGCGCTATGCACCTGATGGGCCAGGCGATGAGCACGCTACAAAGCAAAGGACACACAATTACCAACGAAGAATGTGAGTCTGCCCAGATCGCCATTCTGCTGCACGACATTGGACACGGTCCGTTTTCGCATGTATTGGAGTGTTGTTTGCTAGACAACGTACCGCACGAGCATATTTCATTGATGCTCATGCACGACCTCAACCAACAGTTTGGCGGTGCGTTGTCCTTGGCGATAAAAATGTTTGAAGGAACCTACGAACGGCCATTTTTCCATCAACTCATTTCGAGTCAGTTGGACATGGATCGGATGGATTATCTCAACCGGGATGGCTACTATACGGGTGTTGCCGAAGGAGCCATTGGGGCTGAACGTATTATTAAAATGCTTGATCTCGCTGATGATCAACTCGTGGTAGAGGCCAAAGGAATCCTAAGTGTCGAAAATTTTCTGAATGCCCGTCGATTGATGTATTGGCAGGTTTATCTGCACAAAACGTCGATTTGCTGTGAATCGATGCTGATCCAGATTCTGCGTCGGGCGCGATTTTTGAGTCGGCAGGGCAGCGGAGAGCCGGTCTTTGCGTCGGAGCCCTTCCGATTGTTTCTCTGCGAAAGTGTCTCCCTGACTGATTTTCAGACGAACCGAAAATACCTTGATGCGTTTACGAAACTGGACGATTTCGACGTTTGGACCTGTATTAAACAAGGTGCTTCACATTCCGATCCGGTTCTGTCTAGGCTTTGTCAAATGTTGCTCGACCGGCGGTTATTTAAAATTATGCTATCGACCGACCCATTTTCGGGGGAATTGTTAACACAGCTCGAAAAGCAGTTACGAGACACTGGCATGCCCACCGACTGGCTTTCGTATTTTCTGGTAGAAGGTCAGGCAACCAATGCCGCTTATTTGCCCTCAGGAGATCGAATTGCGATTAAACTCAAATCAGGGAAAGTCATTGACATTGCCGATGCATCAGACCTGTCGAACATTCAAGTCCTGACCAATATCGTTCGCCGATACTACGTTTGCTGGGCCAGGAATTTAGTAATCGACAAAACGGAAGACGAATAG